Sequence from the uncultured Flavobacterium sp. genome:
TATAACCCAGTTCTTTTTTTAAAGCATTTAGATCTTTAGCGATAGACTTGCTGTTATATTCGTTTATGTCAATATCTCTAATCAATAAATCTTGTCTGCAGGCCGCTGCCGCTATAGCTTTTTGCTTTTCGTCTTGTGTTGTGTTTTGATTTTTGGCTAATATTTCTAAAAATTTCTTTCCTAAATCCGGACAAAATTTAGGAAGCGAAAAACCCGTTCCTCTTACATCTGCCAAAATAATATCACTGTTGCTTCTTAACGGATGCTTAAGCCAGCCCCATATTCCATTAATTCCTCCTGCTCCCGGGCCTCCTTCAATATAAATAACAGGATTTGTATCTGCTTTTCCAGAAGTATTTTTTAAAACTGCCACCGCAATTTTAATTTTTTTTCCATTGGGTTTATCCCAATTTTCAGGAACGGTTAAATATCCCCATTCGATGTTTTCTTCGTTTATGCTTTTTGCTTCAGGAAAAAAAGTCGAAGTTTTCTCAAATTTAAAAGCAGGCGTTTGAGAAAACAAACAAGTTGGCAATAGGCATAGTAATAAAAATAACTTTAATATGTTTTTCATTTTATTCTTAATTAATTATTAGCTTACAATATATTTTTTCAAAACAACCTCATTAAAATTCGTTTTTAATGAAACTGTACATTTATATTTTTCATCAATTTTAATCTCTTTCAAGTAGAATTTTTCTCCATTAATTATGGTGCTGTCTTCTGTAATTTCAAATGATTTCAGGGGAATTGTCAACCCGTGTCCATGTGCTTTTATAACCGCTTCTTTTTGTGTCCAGTAACTAAAAAAAGAGCTCTTTTTATTATTGGAATTTATAATTTCACTCCATTCGTTTTCAGTCATCTGAAATTTAAAATCATCGATTGTAACATCGCTTATAATTTCGATATCAATTCCTATTTCGTTTTTCAGACTTAATGCACAAACCACAATCTCTCCGGAATGTGAAATATTAAACTGTATTAAATTATCTTCAAAAAAAGGCTTATTATACTTCGTGAATTTTATTTCCTTATCAGCAGGACAAAATAAACCGACTTCCTTAATTCCTTCAAACAATAATATCCTGCCCAAAAGCGATAATTGTGCATCTTGCCATCGTCTAAACCTTCTAATTTTATTCTGATATTCTTCTGAAAAATGATGCAGGTTATTTTTCAATAAACTTTCATGATTTTCCTCTGACAAATAAGAATAATAGATATAAATCAAAACTCCGGCTGTTTATTAAAAATTAAAATCAAAATCAGATACAGTGTTTTTCTCCACCTCTGTTTTAGCATCAATAAAATCTAATGCCAATGATGGATTTTTTATTATTTCGCTTAAAAGTGCCGTATATGTAACTGCAATTATCTGTATCGTATCCTTCTCAAATAAATCACTATTATAATCTATAATTCCTTTTAAGGTATTTCCGCTTTCAAATAAATTAAACACGATTGGCAGTCTGCTGTATTTATTATCAAGAGGATAAGAAGCTAATTTTAGACCGTTTAATGCATCAATATTTTCAAATGAAAATTCAGGATTTTGATACACCAACATTACATCAAAAACAGATTGTGGAATTTTATTAAACGGAACATCTTGATAATCATTAATTTCTAATAAATTACTTTGGGTATTTTTTAATAACTTCGCAAAGGTTTGTTCCTGCTCTATTTTTGTTCTTAAAATAAGTGTTTTAACAAACATTCCTATTTGATTATTTAGTTCCGGAATATTTCTTCCTGAGTTTGCAATTCCAATAGTAATATCATTATGATTGGAGAACTTGTAGATCAAAACATTTAAAGATGCTGCCAAAACGGTATAAAAAGTAACGTGTTCCTTAAGCGCAAATTTCTTTAAAGCCGAGGTTGTTTCCGGATTTAGTTCAAATAAAAACCTGTCTCCTTTATTCTGGTTCTGTTTACTGTCAAAATCCGTCTCAAATGAAGAAGCAAATTCATAATTCTGTAAGTAATTTTTCCAGAACAATTCATTTTTTGCAGCATTATCTTCTTGTGTTTTATTAAACCATTCTGAATAATCTTTAAATTGATATTTCAAAATGTGCTCTTTTGATATTCCTGCAGCATTATTTTCATTATAATTTTCAATAAATTCTTTAATGAAAATCTCTATAGACAAACCATCCATAATAATGTGGTGCGTGCAAAAAAGCAGTACATATTTGTTTTCCGCTATTTGAAAAAGCATAACTCTCAACAGTAAATCTGTTTCTAAATCAAATGCAGTATTAATTAATCTATTTATAACCTCATCTGCTTTTTCATCTCCTTTTTCATGCGTAGAAACTGCAAATTTTACATTTTCGAAAGGATTAATTTTTTGATGTGGAATTCCGTTTATCTCAATAAAATTGGTTCTTAAGATTTCATGTCGATTAATGATTTTATTGACTGCATTCGAAATTTTGTCCAAATCTGCAATTCCTTCTATTTGATAAGCTGCAGACATATTGTATGCTATAGAAGTATTTTTTCGCTGAGATGCCAGCCAAATATGGTATTGAGATTGTGTTAAATCATAAAAAACTTTAGTTTCTGAAAGTGGTATAACGGCTGATTGATTGGGAGCAAGTTTTTGCAGATAATCGGCCAGTAATTCAATTGTAGGATAATCAAAAATAGTTTTTAGAGAAATATCCAGTGAAAGTTCTTTGGTTATCAAACCAATTAATTTAACGGCATTTAAAGAATGTCCTCCTAATGCAAAAAAATTATCACTTACACTTATTGGTTCTTTGCTGTGTAAAACCTCTTTCCAATAGTAAGAAAGTTTTTTTTCTAAATCTGAAATGGGAGCTTTAAAATCATCATAATTTATTTCCTGATGAATGGCTCTTTGAGATAAAGATTTTCGATCTATTTTTTGATTTGGTGTAAGAGGAAATTCTTCCAAAGCAATAATTACGTTTGGAATCATATAATAAGGAAGATTTTCTTTTAGCACTTTTTTTATCCCTTCTATGTCAACTTCTTGCTGACTTTTTACAAAATAAGCTACTAAAAAAGCTTCTTGCTGCTCTAATTTTTTAGCAATAACAACTGAATTGTGAATCCCTTCTATTTGGTTGAACTGCGACTCAATATCGCCAAGTTCGATTCTGTAACCTCTTATTTTAACCTGATTGTCATTTCTTCCTAAAAATATGATTTCTCCATTATCATTCCATTTCCCAACGTCACCTGTTTCGTACAGTAAACTATCGCTGTGAAACGGATTTGTTATAAATTTTTCGTTTGTTAATTTCTCATTTTTATAATATCCTTTGGCAAGTCCATCGCCTGCTATGTAAATTGCTCCCGGAACTCCTATAGGTTTTGGGCTAAGAAATTCATCCAGAATATAAAACTGTGTGTTGTTTATTGGTTTTCCAATGTTTGAAGCGTCTCTAAACTGTTCAATTCTTTTTGAGCTTGACCAAATCGTAGTTTCGGTTGGGCCGTACATATTCCAAATTTCAAAACTATTTTTTATCAGTTTTTCTGCCAATGCCTCACTTAATAAATCTCCGCCGCAGAGCACTTTTAATCGCTTACTGCCTTGCCAGCCTACGTTAAAAAGCATTTGATAAAAACTTGGCGTAGCCTGAATTATAGTAGGCTGTATTTCTTCTATTTTTTGAATAATCAAATTTGGATCAGCCAAAAAGCTTTGATTGGCAACATATAAAACTGCTCCTGATATTAGCGGAACAAAAAACTCTAATATCGAAATATCAAAGGAATAGGTTGTTACCGAAAAAAAGGTATCGTTTGTGCCAACGCCAGGTTTTTGCTGAATACTGGTTAAAAAGTTAAGCAATGCTTTGTGACCAATTTCTACTCCTTTTGGGTTTCCGGTTGAACCTGATGTGTAAATGATATAAGCTGTGTCTTGGGGAGAAACTATTTTTCCCGAAGTTCCATTAAAGGTATCTATGCTTTCAAAAATGCTTTCAAAAATACTTTCTAATGATATTACGCGCACATCTGCAGCTGTATTTAGCAGATATTCTTTTTCATTTATAAGTATTTTACTTTGGCTGTTTTCAATAATATAATTGAGTCTGTCTTCTGGAAATGCCGGATCTAATGGAATGTATGATCTTCCCGATTTTAATATTCCTAATAAAACAACTACCATATCTGCCGATCGGTCTAATAATACAGCAATTGGAGATTTGTCTTTTTTACCGTAGGCTGCGATTAAAAATTGAGCTATTTGGTTTGATAATTTATTAAGCTCAGCATAAGAGTATGATTTATACTCATCTTTTAAAGCTTCTTTTCCGGGGAAATCCTCAACTTGTTTCTGAAATAAATCTAGTAATGTTGCGTCATTTTGATAATCCGTTTTTGTATCATTAAATGCTTCTAAAACCTGAGTTCTTTCGTCTTTGGTTACATAAATCAGTTCTTTTAACTTTTTATCAGGATGAATTAAAATATTCGTAAGCAGGTTTTCAAAATGATGAACTACTTGTGTAATTCGGGTTTCGGTAAAATAATTTAAGTTGTAATCAAAATCTATTTTTACATCTTCGAGTTCATCAAATTCGCGAATATAAACTGCCAGAGCAACTCGTTCTGATTGATGTGTTAACGGAATTACTTTGGTTTGTGTATTCTTAAAATTATCAGCATAATTTTGCTTTTCATAAGAAAGTGTAATATTGAATATTTTGTCTTTTTCCTTAAAAACCTGAAGTTCCTGAATTAATTTTCCTAAAGGAAATCGCTGATGACGATAATCGTTTCTCAATTGGTTTTTAATCAAATTGATTAAATCTACAAAAGCGGCATCAAAATCCAGAGCAATTCTTAAGGGCGATACTCCCATAAAAAGTCCTACTGTTTTCTTGTATATTGATTTGCTTCTGTTTAAAACTGGTAATCCAATGGCAAAATCATTGTTTTGATGTTTTCTTCCAAAATAAGTAAACAAAATACCTAAAATTAAATGAAAAGAAGAGCAGTTAGATGCTGCCGCCAACTGGTTTAATTGATTGTATACTTCTCTTTTAATAATCAATTCTTTTCGGCTGCTTTTATTGTTTTCTGCCAAATCATTTTCTTTTTCTAACAAAGCTTCGGGCAGTGTTCTAAATTTCTCTGTCCAATACTTTTTATCTTCTAAAAAAGACTCCGAGTTTTGGTATTGAAAATCATCTTCTGCAAAATTTTTATAACTAAAAGGATAAGTTGTTATAACATCTCCGGATTCATGGATTTCATTATAATTCTGCACCAATCGCTGAAACATTAGTGATGTTCCCCAGCCATCGGTAATAATATGATGGTAAACCGAAAATAAATAATG
This genomic interval carries:
- a CDS encoding 4'-phosphopantetheinyl transferase superfamily protein, whose protein sequence is MIYIYYSYLSEENHESLLKNNLHHFSEEYQNKIRRFRRWQDAQLSLLGRILLFEGIKEVGLFCPADKEIKFTKYNKPFFEDNLIQFNISHSGEIVVCALSLKNEIGIDIEIISDVTIDDFKFQMTENEWSEIINSNNKKSSFFSYWTQKEAVIKAHGHGLTIPLKSFEITEDSTIINGEKFYLKEIKIDEKYKCTVSLKTNFNEVVLKKYIVS
- a CDS encoding amino acid adenylation domain-containing protein produces the protein MKLTLPQQDVYFEQLLFPNDPIYNIGAKVEIKGVINTETFNKAYTKLIEQHDTYRSVLVKDKEETTFKVLEAYQAQLNFIDFSDAVNPEEEASVYMQKEFMKPFDLFNENLLHVFTLVKVNDSFHYLFSVYHHIITDGWGTSLMFQRLVQNYNEIHESGDVITTYPFSYKNFAEDDFQYQNSESFLEDKKYWTEKFRTLPEALLEKENDLAENNKSSRKELIIKREVYNQLNQLAAASNCSSFHLILGILFTYFGRKHQNNDFAIGLPVLNRSKSIYKKTVGLFMGVSPLRIALDFDAAFVDLINLIKNQLRNDYRHQRFPLGKLIQELQVFKEKDKIFNITLSYEKQNYADNFKNTQTKVIPLTHQSERVALAVYIREFDELEDVKIDFDYNLNYFTETRITQVVHHFENLLTNILIHPDKKLKELIYVTKDERTQVLEAFNDTKTDYQNDATLLDLFQKQVEDFPGKEALKDEYKSYSYAELNKLSNQIAQFLIAAYGKKDKSPIAVLLDRSADMVVVLLGILKSGRSYIPLDPAFPEDRLNYIIENSQSKILINEKEYLLNTAADVRVISLESIFESIFESIDTFNGTSGKIVSPQDTAYIIYTSGSTGNPKGVEIGHKALLNFLTSIQQKPGVGTNDTFFSVTTYSFDISILEFFVPLISGAVLYVANQSFLADPNLIIQKIEEIQPTIIQATPSFYQMLFNVGWQGSKRLKVLCGGDLLSEALAEKLIKNSFEIWNMYGPTETTIWSSSKRIEQFRDASNIGKPINNTQFYILDEFLSPKPIGVPGAIYIAGDGLAKGYYKNEKLTNEKFITNPFHSDSLLYETGDVGKWNDNGEIIFLGRNDNQVKIRGYRIELGDIESQFNQIEGIHNSVVIAKKLEQQEAFLVAYFVKSQQEVDIEGIKKVLKENLPYYMIPNVIIALEEFPLTPNQKIDRKSLSQRAIHQEINYDDFKAPISDLEKKLSYYWKEVLHSKEPISVSDNFFALGGHSLNAVKLIGLITKELSLDISLKTIFDYPTIELLADYLQKLAPNQSAVIPLSETKVFYDLTQSQYHIWLASQRKNTSIAYNMSAAYQIEGIADLDKISNAVNKIINRHEILRTNFIEINGIPHQKINPFENVKFAVSTHEKGDEKADEVINRLINTAFDLETDLLLRVMLFQIAENKYVLLFCTHHIIMDGLSIEIFIKEFIENYNENNAAGISKEHILKYQFKDYSEWFNKTQEDNAAKNELFWKNYLQNYEFASSFETDFDSKQNQNKGDRFLFELNPETTSALKKFALKEHVTFYTVLAASLNVLIYKFSNHNDITIGIANSGRNIPELNNQIGMFVKTLILRTKIEQEQTFAKLLKNTQSNLLEINDYQDVPFNKIPQSVFDVMLVYQNPEFSFENIDALNGLKLASYPLDNKYSRLPIVFNLFESGNTLKGIIDYNSDLFEKDTIQIIAVTYTALLSEIIKNPSLALDFIDAKTEVEKNTVSDFDFNF